A single genomic interval of Daucus carota subsp. sativus chromosome 1, DH1 v3.0, whole genome shotgun sequence harbors:
- the LOC135150713 gene encoding photosystem II CP43 reaction center protein — protein sequence MTIALGKFTKDEKDLFDIMDDWLRRDRFVFVGWSGLLLFPCAYFAVGGWFTGTTFVTSWYTHGLASSYLEGCNFLTAAVSTPANSLAHSLLLLWGPEAQGDFTRWCQLGGLWTFVALHGAFGLIGFMLRQFELARSVQLRPYNAIAFSGPIAVFVSVFLIYPLGQSGWFFAPSFGVAAIFRFILFFQGFHNWTLNPFHMMGVAGVLGAALLCAIHGATVENTLFEDGDGANTFRAFNPTQAEETYSMVTANRFWSQIFGVAFSNKRWLHFFMLFVPVTGLWMSALGVVGLALNLRAYDFVSQEIRAAEDPEFETFYTKNILLNEGIRAWMAAQDQPHENLIFPEEVLPQTTGFAWWAGNARLINLSGKLLGAHVAHAGLIVFWAGGMNLFEVAHFVPEKPMYEQGLILLPHLATLGWGVGPGGEVIDTFPYFVSGVLHLISSAVLGFGGIYHALLGPETLEESFPFFGYVWKDRNKMTTILGIHLILLGIGAFLLVFKALYFGGVYDTWAPGGGDVRKITNLTLNPSIIFGYLLKSPFGGEGWIVSVDDLEDIIGGHVWLGSICIFGGIWHILTKPFAWARRALVWSGEAYLSYSLAALSVFGFIACCFVWFNNTAYPSEFYGPTGPEASQAQAFTFLVRDQRLGANVGSAQGPTGLGKYLMRSPTGEVIFGGETMRFWDLRAPWLEPLRGPNGLDLSRLKKDIQPWQERRSAEYMTHAPLGSLNSVGGVATEINAVNYVSPRSWLATSHFVLGFFLFVGHLWHAGRARAAAAGFEKGIDRDFEPVLSMTPLN from the exons ATGACTATAGCCCTTGGGAAATTTACCAAAGACGAAAAAGATTTATTTGATATTATGGATGACTGGTTACGGAGGGACCGTTTCGTTTTTGTAGGATGGTCCGGTCTATTGCTCTTTCCTTGTGCCTATTTCGCTGTAGGAGGCTGGTTCACAGGTACAACCTTTGTAACTTCATGGTATACCCATGGATTGGCCAGTTCCTATTTGGAAGGCTGCAATTTCTTAACTGCCGCAGTTTCTACTCCTGCTAATAGTTTAGCACATTCTTTGTTGTTACTGTGGGGTCCTGAAGCACAAGGGGATTTTACTCGTTGGTGTCAATTAGGTGGTCTGTGGACTTTTGTTGCCCTCCATGGTGCTTTCGGACTAATAGGCTTCATGTTACGTCAATTCGAACTTGCTCGATCTGTTCAATTGCGACCTTATAATGCAATCGCGTTTTCTGGTCCAATTGCTGTTTTTGTTTCTGTATTCCTGATTTATCCACTAGGACAATCTGGTTGGTTCTTTGCGCCAAGTTTTGGTGTAGCAGCTATATTTCGATTCATCCTCTTTTTTCAAGGATTTCATAATTGGACATTAAACCCATTTCATATGATGGGAGTTGCAGGGGTATTGGGCGCTGCTTTGCTATGCGCTATTCATGGTGCTACTGTAGAAAATACTTTATTTGAAGATGGTGATGGTGCAAATACATTCCGTGCTTTTAACCCAACTCAAGCTGAAGAAACTTATTCAATGGTCACCGCGAACCGCTTTTGGTCCCAAATCTTTGGGGTTGCTTTTTCCAATAAACGTTGGTTACATTTCTTTATGTTATTTGTACCAGTAACTGGTTTATGGATGAGTGCTCTTGGAGTAGTTGGTCTGGCCCTGAACCTGCGCGCCTATGACTTCGTTTCTCAGGAAATTCGCGCGGCAGAAGATCCTGAATTTGAGACTTTCTACACAAAAAATATTCTCTTAAACGAAGGTATTCGTGCTTGGATGGCGGCTCAAGATCAGCCTCATGAAAACCTTATATTCCCTGAGGAGGTTCTACCCC AAACCACCGGTTTCGCTTGGTGGGCCGGGAATGCCCGGCTTATCAATTTATCCGGTAAACTACTAGGGGCTCATGTAGCCCATGCCGGATTAATCGTATTCTGGGCCGGAGGAATGAACCTATTTGAAGTGGCTCATTTCGTACCAGAAAAGCCTATGTATGAACAAGGATTAATTTTACTTCCTCACCTAGCTACTCTAGGTTGGGGAGTAGGTCCTGGTGGGGAAGTTATAGACACTTTTCCATATTTTGTATCTGGAGTACTTCATTTAATTTCCTCTGCAGTATTGGGCTTTGGTGGTATTTATCATGCACTTCTAGGACCTGAGACGCTTGAAGAATCTTTTCCATTCTTCGGTTATGTATGGAAAGATAGAAATAAAATGACCACAATTTTAGGTATTCACTTAATCTTGTTAGGTATAGGAGCTTTTCTTCTAGTATTCAAGGCTCTTTATTTTGGTGGTGTCTATGATACCTGGGCTCCGGGAGGGGGAGATGTAAGAAAAATTACCAACTTGACCCTTAACCCAAGTATTATATTTGGTTATTTACTAAAATCCCCTTTTGGAGGGGAAGGGTGGATTGTTAGTGTAGACGATTTGGAAGATATAATCGGAGGACATGTATGGTTAGGTTCCATTTGTATATTTGGTGGAATCTGGCATATCTTAACCAAACCTTTCGCATGGGCTCGACGCGCACTTGTATGGTCTGGAGAGGCTTACTTATCTTATAGTTTAGCGGCTTTATCCGTCTTTGGTTTCATTGCTTGTTGTTTTGTCTGGTTCAATAATACCGCCTATCCTAGCGAGTTTTACGGACCCACTGGACCAGAAGCTTCTCAAGCTCAAGCATTTACTTTTCTAGTTAGAGACCAACGGCTGGGGGCTAACGTGGGCTCTGCTCAAGGACCTACCGGTTTAGGTAAATATTTGATGCGTTCTCCCACCGGAGAAGTCATTTTTGGAGGAGAAACTATGCGTTTTTGGGATTTACGTGCCCCTTGGTTAGAACCTCTAAGGGGTCCAAATGGGTTGGACTTGAGTAGGCTGAAAAAAGACATACAACCTTGGCAAGAACGGCGCTCTGCAGAATATATGACTCATGCCCCTTTAGGTTCTTTAAATTCCGTGGGTGGTGTAGCTACCGAGATCAATGCAGTCAATTATGTCTCTCCTAGAAGTTGGTTAGCTACTTCTCATTTTGTTCTAGGATTCTTCTTGTTCGTAGGTCATTTGTGGCACGCAGGAAGGGCTCGTGCAGCTGCAGCGGGGTTTGAAAAAGGAATTGATCGTGATTTTGAACCTGTTCTTTCCATGACCCCtcttaattga
- the LOC135150680 gene encoding photosystem I P700 chlorophyll a apoprotein A2, whose protein sequence is MALRFPRFSQGLAQDPTTRRIWFGIATAHDFESHDDITEERLYQNIFASHFGQLAIIFLWTSGNLFHVAWQGNFESWVQDPLHVRPIAHAIWDPHFGQPAVEAFTRGGALGPVNIAYSGVYQWWYTIGLRTNEDLYTGALFLLFLSAISLIAGWLHLQPKWKPSVSWFKNAESRLNHHLSGLFGVSSLAWTGHLVHVAIPASRGEYVRWNNFLDVLPHPQGLGPLFTGQWNLYAQNPDSSSHLFGTSQGAGTAILTLLGGFHPQTQSLWLTDMAHHHLAIAFIFLVAGHMYRTNFGIGHSMKDLLDAHIPPGGRLGRGHKGLYDTINNSLHFQLGLALASLGVITSLVAQHMYSLPAYAFIAQDFTTQAALYTHHQYIAGFIMTGAFAHGAIFFIRDYSPEQNEDNVLARMLDHKEAIISHLSWASLFLGFHTLGLYVHNDVMLAFGTPEKQILIEPIFAQWIQSAHGKTSYGFDVLLSSTNGPAFNAGRSIWLPGWLNAVNETSNSLFLTIGPGDFLVHHAIALGLHTTTLILVKGALDARGSKLMPDKKDFGYSFPCDGPGRGGTCDISAWDAFYLAVFWMLNTIGWVTFYWHWKHITLWQGNVSQFNESSTYLMGWLRDYLWLNSSQLINGYNPFGMNSLSVWAWMFLFGHLVWATGFMFLISWRGYWQELIETLAWAHERTPLANLIRWRDKPVALSIVQARLVGLAHFSVGYIFTYAAFLIASTSGKFG, encoded by the coding sequence ATGGCATTAAGATTTCCAAGGTTTAGCCAAGGCTTAGCTCAGGACCCCACTACTCGTCGTATTTGGTTTGGTATTGCTACCGCACATGACTTCGAGAGTCATGATGATATTACTGAGGAACGTCTTTATCAGAATATTTTTGCTTCTCACTTCGGGCAATTAGCAATAATTTTTCTGTGGACTTCCGGAAATCTGTTTCATGTAGCTTGGCAAGGAAATTTTGAGTCATGGGTACAGGACCCTTTACATGTAAGACCTATTGCTCATGCAATTTGGGATCCTCATTTTGGTCAACCGGCTGTAGAAGCTTTTACTCGAGGGGGTGCTCTCGGCCCAGTGAATATCGCTTATTCTGGTGTTTATCAGTGGTGGTATACAATCGGTTTACGCACTAATGAAGATCTTTATACTGGAGCTCTTTTTCTATTATTTCTTTCTGCCATATCGTTAATAGCAGGTTGGTTACACCTACAACCGAAATGGAAACCGAGTGTTTCGTGGTTCAAAAATGCCGAATCTCGTCTCAATCATCATTTGTCAGGACTCTTCGGCGTAAGTTCCTTGGCTTGGACAGGGCATTTAGTACACGTGGCTATTCCTGCATCTAGAGGGGAGTACGTTCGATGGAATAATTTCTTAGATGTATTACCACACCCCCAAGGGTTAGGCCCGCTTTTTACAGGCCAGTGGAATCTTTATGCTCAAAACCCCGACTCAAGTAGTCATTTATTTGGTACCTCCCAAGGAGCAGGAACTGCCATTCTAACCCTTCTCGGGGGATTTCATCCACAAACGCAAAGTTTATGGCTGACTGATATGGCTCATCATCATTTAGCTATTGcatttatttttcttgttgCCGGTCATATGTATAGAACTAACTTCGGTATTGGACACAGTATGAAAGATCTTTTAGATGCACATATTCCTCCGGGGGGGCGATTGGGACGTGGGCATAAGGGTCTTTATGACACAATCAATAATTCCCTTCATTTTCAATTAGGCCTTGCTCTAGCCTCTTTAGGGGTTATTACTTCCTTGGTAGCTCAACACATGTACTCTTTACCCGCTTATGCATTCATAGCACAAGACTTTACTACTCAAGCTGCGTTATATACTCATCACCAATACATCGCAGGATTCATCATGACAGGAGCTTTTGCTCATGGAGCTATATTTTTCATTAGAGATTACAGTCCGGAACAGAACGAGGATAATGTATTAGCAAGAATGTTAGACCATAAAGAAGCTATCATATCTCATTTAAGTTGGGCTAGCCTCTTTCTGGGGTTCCATACCTTGGGACTTTATGTTCATAATGATGTTATGCTTGCCTTTGGTACTCCGGAGAAACAAATCTTGATCGAACCTATATTTGCTCAATGGATACAATCCGCTCATGGTAAAACTTCATATGGTTTTGATGTACTTTTATCTTCAACAAATGGCCCGGCATTCAATGCGGGTCGAAGCATATGGTTGCCCGGTTGGTTAAATGCTGTTAATGAGACTAGTAATTCACTATTCTTAACAATAGGCCCCGGAGACTTTTTAGTTCATCATGCTATTGCTCTGGGTTTACATACAACTACATTGATCTTAGTAAAGGGTGCTTTAGATGCACGCGGTTCCAAATTAATGCCGGATAAAAAAGATTTCGGTTATAGTTTTCCGTGCGATGGCCCGGGACGGGGCGGTACTTGTGATATTTCGGCTTGGGACGCGTTTTATTTGGCAGTTTTTTGGATGTTAAATACTATCGGATGGGTTACTTTTTATTGGCATTGGAAGCATATCACATTATGGCAGGGTAACGTTTCGCAGTTTAACGAATCTTCCACTTATTTGATGGGCTGGTTAAGAGATTATTTATGGTTAAACTCTTCACAACTTATCAATGGATATAACCCTTTTGGTATGAATAGTTTATCGGTCTGGGCGTGGATGTTCTTATTTGGACATCTCGTTTGGGCTACTGGATTTATGTTCTTAATTTCCTGGCGTGGCTATTGGCAAGAATTGATTGAAACTTTAGCATGGGCTCATGAACGCACACCTTTGGCCAATTTGATTCGTTGGAGAGATAAACCGGTGGCCCTTTCCATTGTGCAAGCACGATTGGTTGGATTAGCCCACTTTTCCGTAGGTTATATATTCACTTATGCGGCTTTCTTGATTGCCTCTACATCGGGCAAATTTGGTTAA